One part of the Solea solea chromosome 1, fSolSol10.1, whole genome shotgun sequence genome encodes these proteins:
- the zgc:113691 gene encoding uncharacterized protein zgc:113691, which produces MASANGKVDKVSKFETLKLLEKCRKERDDALHRESILREKFRQYESRLRSTEALKQKMKSLTMDNKELRKQVKALRTEIGLECSPKFIGKTTKDIIDDLQEKERECSSLVEKAGKLSLTIDDLTSELANTVTSKTLLEDQVQSLQQNLKDMTNNQRRLLKLWEDKKSQREQLALPAIPQKPGQKPFVHQAAQTEMSISSSQKLPVNAFENKPSSRDSDRRTVVEKHSFPTYRNGYLPDKKSLMRDEPNGIQN; this is translated from the coding sequence ATGGCTTCCGCAAATGGAAAGGTTGACAAAGTGTCCAAATTTGAGACTTTAAAACTTCTGGAGAAATGCAGAAAGGAACGAGATGATGCCCTGCACAGAGAAAGCATTCTCAGAGAGAAATTCCGACAGTATGAGTCAAGGTTGCGTTCAACCGAAGCtctgaaacaaaaaatgaaatccTTGACCATGGACAACAAAGAGCTGAGGAAACAAGTGAAGGCACTTCGCACTGAGATTGGACTTGAATGCAGCCCCAAGTTCATTGGGAAGACCACGAAGGACATCATCGATGACTTGCAAGAGAAGGAGCGCGAGTGCAGTTCGTTGGTGGAGAAGGCTGGGAAACTGAGCTTGACCATTGATGATTTGACATCAGAGCTGGCAAATACAGTCACCTCTAAAACTCTTTTGGAGGACCAAGTTCAGTCATTGCAGCAAAACCTAAAGGACATGACCAATAATCAGCGCCGTTTGCTGAAGTTGTGGGAAGACAAGAAGTCCCAGAGGGAACAGCTCGCCCTGCCTGCAATTCCTCAGAAGCCAGGACAGAAACCATTTGTCCATCAAGCAGCGCAAACTGAGATGTCCATTAGTTCATCACAGAAGCTCCCAGTCAATGCTTTTGAGAACAAGCCATCGTCTCGAGACAGTGACAGAAGGACAGTTGTAGAAAAGCACAGTTTTCCAACTTATAGGAATGGCTACCTTCCTGATAAAAAATCTTTAATGCGTGACGAACCTAATGGAATTCAGAACTGA
- the yipf1 gene encoding protein YIPF1 has product MASANDPFQFQEFDEAGSLLEANRDATTISIEVEPVKPEKQRKAAGLNPADEDDEFDNDDKTELLSGQQKSVPFWTFEYYQRFFDIETHHVKERIIGSMLPWPGKNFIQLYLRRNPDLYGPIWICTTLVFAIAISGNISNFLVHLGKPNYRYTPEFRKVTIAATAIFSYAWLVPLALWGFLLWRNNKIMNLVSYSFMEIFCVYGYSLSIYIPAVVLWILPFEWLRWCSIGVALCLSGSVLVMTLWPAVRDDHPKFIVAIMSAVVMMNILLAVGCKAYFFSKPEPVQPLDSPVAAVATNST; this is encoded by the exons ATGGCGTCAGCAAATGATCCATTTCAATTTCAGG AATTTGATGAGGCTGGCAGCCTGTTAGAAGCCAACAGAGATGCAACAACCATCAGCATTGAGGTTGAACCTGTCAAacctgagaaacagagaaaagctgctggtttaaatcctgctgatgaggatgatgaattTGACAATGATGACAAGACAGAG CTCCTATCTGGGCAACAGAAAAGTGTCCCTTTCTGGACGTTTGAGTACTACCAAAGATTTTTTGACATCGAAACCCATCAT GTGAAGGAAAGAATTATTGGATCAATGCTGCCATGGCCTGGAAAGAACTTCATTCAGCTCTACCTTCGTAGAAACCCTGATCTTTATG GACCCATCTGGATTTGCACCACTCTTGTGTTTGCCATTGCCATCAGTGGAAATATATCCAACTTTCTGGTGCACTTAGGCAAACCAAACTACAGGTATACCCCAGAGTTTCGAAAAG TGACAATTGCTGCAACAGCGATCTTCAGCTACGCTTGGTTGGTGCCTCTTGCCCTCTGGGGTTTTCTACTATGGAGAAACAACAAGATCATGAACTTGGTGTCTTACTCCTTCATGGAGATATTCTGTGTGTACGGTTACTCACTGTCTATTTACATACCTGCAGTG GTGCTATGGATCCTCCCATTTGAATGGCTGAGGTGGTGCTCCATCGGGGTAGCTTTGTGCCTCTCTGGCTCAGTGCTGGTGATGACGCTCTGGCCTGCAGTAAGGGATGACCACCCCAAATTTATTGTCGCAATAATGTCTGCTGTTGTGATGATGAACATCCTGCTCGCTGTTGGTTGTAAG gccTATTTCTTCAGCAAACCGGAACCAGTACAACCTCTTGACAGCCCCGTCGCAGCAGTGGCGACCAATTCAACATGA